One genomic window of Paenibacillus xylanilyticus includes the following:
- a CDS encoding phage portal protein: MFEVGKMYPPKEHKERVDRYRENAELVRCNADLIKRLSEEIEVEPKRYIYANYAGLICKKAADLLFGDSPIYSAGEEASAEQTALDRIVKENTLNTTNYEMAHGNAYRGDSFYKVKWAQEYRGILPESQDPYRAVIESQNAAYVFPETVPGNAKKVAAYHIAVPIAFTEEGRIRWELHVETHVPGEITFSKFEMTALTTRNDEVTSWSITKELEDVEAPLKTGVPAPLIVHVPNFSFDDTWSGSDDISEHKALFREINNRLTQIASILDKHADPILTVPAGVLEDGPDGVPQQRAAYAKVFEVIDSGSVVPQYVTWDGQLESAFKELDKLIDTLLTTSELPPIALGKENAGTSGATGLAVKYRMNPLLSKIARKRQYFDKALTEALFIAQLLEQAQSKASIDYTPTKPHIIFSDGLPTDDREQAEIAQIRTGGKPTMSVRDAVKRLDGLTDEQAEQAMSRIDDDEKRTAGTVDGTIFNEEVVV, from the coding sequence TTGTTTGAGGTTGGTAAGATGTATCCGCCAAAAGAACACAAGGAACGGGTAGACCGATACCGGGAAAACGCGGAGCTTGTCAGATGTAACGCTGATTTGATAAAGAGACTGAGCGAAGAAATAGAAGTTGAGCCCAAACGCTATATCTACGCTAACTACGCGGGATTGATATGCAAGAAAGCTGCCGATTTGCTATTTGGAGACTCTCCGATTTATAGCGCAGGAGAAGAGGCGTCAGCAGAACAAACCGCGTTGGACCGGATAGTCAAAGAAAATACGCTCAATACGACAAACTACGAAATGGCTCACGGAAATGCTTACCGTGGAGACTCGTTTTATAAGGTCAAATGGGCGCAAGAATATCGCGGAATCTTACCGGAATCACAAGATCCTTATCGCGCGGTGATTGAATCACAGAATGCGGCTTATGTTTTTCCGGAAACAGTGCCCGGCAATGCTAAAAAAGTCGCGGCATACCACATAGCTGTCCCAATTGCCTTTACTGAAGAAGGGCGGATTCGCTGGGAGCTGCACGTTGAAACTCATGTTCCAGGTGAGATTACGTTTTCCAAGTTCGAAATGACCGCTTTGACTACGCGAAATGATGAAGTTACCTCGTGGTCTATTACGAAAGAGTTGGAAGACGTTGAGGCACCGCTGAAAACTGGAGTGCCCGCGCCTCTTATCGTACACGTCCCAAACTTCTCTTTTGACGATACATGGAGCGGATCGGACGATATAAGCGAGCATAAAGCTTTGTTCCGAGAGATTAATAACCGATTGACTCAAATTGCATCAATCTTAGATAAACACGCGGACCCGATATTAACTGTTCCGGCAGGAGTTTTAGAGGATGGTCCGGACGGAGTTCCTCAACAAAGAGCTGCTTATGCTAAAGTCTTTGAAGTCATAGACTCTGGCTCAGTCGTACCTCAATATGTTACTTGGGACGGTCAGCTTGAGTCGGCATTTAAGGAACTCGACAAGCTCATAGACACACTCCTGACCACATCAGAGCTCCCACCCATTGCATTAGGAAAAGAGAATGCAGGTACTAGCGGAGCGACAGGACTCGCGGTCAAATATCGCATGAATCCTTTGCTTTCTAAAATAGCGCGTAAACGTCAGTACTTCGATAAGGCGCTCACAGAGGCACTTTTTATCGCGCAACTCCTTGAGCAGGCGCAATCTAAAGCTAGTATCGACTACACGCCAACAAAGCCGCACATTATATTCTCTGACGGACTTCCGACGGATGATCGTGAGCAGGCAGAAATAGCGCAAATCCGTACCGGTGGTAAACCGACGATGTCCGTACGTGACGCAGTTAAACGACTTGACGGGCTCACTGATGAGCAGGCGGAACAAGCGATGAGCCGCATTGACGACGACGAGAAACGAACGGCAGGCACCGTCGACGGCACGATATTTAACGAAGAGGTAGTCGTATAA
- a CDS encoding DUF5659 domain-containing protein — protein MHNDFVVISQRVAGYLMMRGFVLKRLGQNRNYPERNVFIFNNTESLRQAITEYTTTNGGQTNDNGAEKRAEAV, from the coding sequence GTGCATAACGATTTCGTAGTGATATCGCAACGTGTCGCGGGCTACTTGATGATGCGCGGTTTCGTCCTGAAAAGGCTAGGCCAAAATCGCAATTATCCGGAACGGAACGTGTTTATCTTCAATAATACGGAATCCCTTCGCCAAGCGATCACGGAATACACCACAACAAATGGAGGACAAACAAATGACAACGGAGCAGAGAAACGGGCGGAAGCCGTTTGA
- a CDS encoding phBC6A51 family helix-turn-helix protein has product MALKRLETHHLIALNYLAQPKRAGITMEQIATEAGVSRQALYDWMKDPLFERELKKQITRNVLDRIPAVTDAMAQAAIEDRNAAAAKLLLTMTEMLTEKIDVTKTDATTLDREELDRKLAEYQARRGV; this is encoded by the coding sequence ATGGCGCTTAAACGCCTAGAGACGCATCACCTCATCGCTCTTAACTATCTCGCGCAGCCTAAGCGCGCAGGCATTACGATGGAGCAGATCGCAACGGAAGCAGGCGTTAGCCGCCAAGCGTTGTATGACTGGATGAAAGATCCGTTATTCGAACGTGAGCTAAAGAAACAGATTACGCGTAATGTACTCGATCGAATACCCGCAGTGACCGACGCAATGGCGCAAGCAGCTATCGAGGACCGGAACGCAGCGGCTGCCAAGTTGCTACTAACTATGACGGAGATGCTGACGGAGAAGATCGACGTTACCAAGACGGATGCGACTACGCTTGACCGTGAGGAGCTGGACCGTAAGCTTGCGGAGTACCAAGCTAGACGCGGAGTGTAA
- a CDS encoding ATP-dependent DNA ligase, producing the protein MFISPMLLEKADAPFSDSRYLFEPKIDGHRLIFSQTDGEVRLYTRHNNDCTRQYPEIAAARFDHDVILDGEIACVNPANGVSDFEAVMSRFSARKADKIRNLTVTNPATFAVFDVLRYKDADVRSLPLIERKDILAGLTMPNASMGVVPYVEGAGEALFTQIEAREMEGVVAKRKDSAYVSRRSPDWRKIINWTYADVFITGYRKGEFGWLAGVADESAKVRPAGIIEFGASPTHKKAFYGVSKSIVSGEDSEFVYVEPRIRARVKMRNWTKAGMLRTPVFCEFIV; encoded by the coding sequence ATGTTTATTAGTCCGATGTTACTCGAAAAGGCGGACGCACCGTTTTCGGATTCGCGCTATCTGTTCGAGCCGAAAATCGACGGCCACCGCCTAATATTTTCGCAAACTGACGGAGAAGTCCGTTTATATACGCGTCACAATAACGATTGCACGCGGCAGTATCCCGAAATTGCTGCAGCCCGCTTCGATCACGACGTTATCCTTGACGGTGAAATCGCGTGTGTTAACCCGGCGAATGGCGTCTCGGACTTTGAGGCGGTAATGTCCCGCTTCTCCGCGCGTAAAGCCGATAAGATACGCAATCTCACCGTAACAAACCCGGCCACATTCGCCGTATTCGACGTGCTACGGTATAAAGACGCTGATGTACGGAGCTTACCGCTAATCGAGCGCAAGGACATTCTCGCGGGTCTGACGATGCCTAACGCAAGCATGGGAGTAGTTCCTTACGTTGAGGGCGCCGGCGAAGCGCTATTTACGCAAATTGAAGCGCGCGAAATGGAGGGCGTAGTCGCCAAACGCAAGGACAGCGCGTATGTAAGTCGCCGCTCTCCGGATTGGCGCAAGATTATTAACTGGACGTATGCCGACGTATTCATTACGGGATATCGGAAAGGTGAGTTCGGATGGCTTGCGGGAGTGGCGGACGAATCCGCTAAAGTACGTCCTGCCGGCATTATCGAGTTCGGCGCGTCACCAACGCATAAGAAGGCGTTCTATGGCGTGAGCAAATCGATCGTATCCGGCGAGGACAGCGAGTTTGTGTACGTTGAGCCACGGATTAGAGCTCGCGTTAAGATGCGGAACTGGACCAAAGCGGGAATGCTGCGGACTCCGGTATTCTGCGAGTTTATAGTTTAG
- the terL gene encoding phage terminase large subunit yields MREINAKVVRAAPRSHAKSSYLSKAFPLREIAYRHRKYIINISETPAVSTGNLEWIANQLKSNAKLRADFGPLLNPKQQMNPKDNSSEFVAWEPTADGGQRQLTKMEAASSNQALRGRNWEGVRPDLIICDDLEDIRSNAATPELRQKMRDWFSQTVVPLGDPKGKRTAFVYMGTVVHAESLLRTVMKRSDFNSKLYKALIEEPEHTELWEKCRAIYLNPDIEDRVKAARAFYEANREEMDRGAVVLWPEVQPLWALMTWKWANGSKAFNTEYQNTPIDEESMIFNPELFRYYDESDLIDKFGRELPLDYYAFWDIAQGKSSRSDYNAIVTVGIDRNTRVMYVIEAWARKCAAHIALEQAVEIIKRYGHKAFAVETVGAQHDMYRQLSERLRKEGIGSVRLKAVVSRTKKEIRIESLEPLIESGFLRFNKSHRLLLEQMEQFPSGTHDDLPDSLAGAVEAAGGIARRGRSWSKKPIGL; encoded by the coding sequence ATGCGGGAGATAAATGCTAAGGTAGTGCGTGCGGCGCCCCGTTCTCACGCGAAATCGTCGTACTTATCAAAGGCATTCCCTCTACGTGAGATCGCGTATAGACATCGTAAATACATCATCAACATATCGGAAACGCCTGCGGTATCTACTGGCAACCTTGAGTGGATTGCGAATCAGCTCAAGAGTAACGCGAAACTACGCGCAGACTTTGGTCCGTTACTGAATCCGAAGCAGCAAATGAACCCGAAAGATAACTCCTCGGAGTTTGTTGCGTGGGAGCCTACAGCGGACGGCGGCCAGCGTCAGTTAACGAAGATGGAGGCGGCATCCAGTAACCAGGCATTGCGTGGACGTAACTGGGAGGGTGTACGTCCTGACCTGATAATCTGCGATGACCTGGAAGACATACGCTCTAACGCGGCCACTCCGGAACTGCGCCAGAAGATGCGCGATTGGTTTTCGCAAACGGTGGTGCCGCTCGGTGATCCGAAAGGTAAGCGGACTGCCTTCGTATATATGGGAACGGTTGTACATGCTGAGTCGCTGTTAAGAACGGTTATGAAGCGGTCCGACTTTAACTCAAAGCTATACAAGGCGTTGATTGAAGAACCGGAGCACACCGAACTGTGGGAAAAATGCCGCGCTATATACTTGAATCCTGACATCGAGGATAGAGTTAAGGCTGCGCGAGCGTTCTACGAAGCAAACCGAGAGGAAATGGACAGAGGAGCGGTCGTACTTTGGCCGGAAGTTCAGCCGTTATGGGCACTGATGACCTGGAAGTGGGCCAACGGATCAAAAGCGTTTAACACGGAATATCAAAATACTCCGATCGATGAAGAATCGATGATATTTAACCCGGAATTGTTCCGGTATTACGATGAATCGGATCTTATTGATAAATTCGGTCGAGAACTTCCGCTTGATTATTACGCTTTCTGGGACATCGCGCAGGGCAAAAGCTCGCGTTCCGACTATAACGCGATCGTAACGGTCGGAATAGACCGGAACACTCGTGTAATGTACGTAATTGAGGCATGGGCGAGGAAATGCGCAGCTCATATAGCGTTGGAGCAGGCGGTTGAGATTATCAAACGTTACGGACATAAGGCTTTTGCAGTGGAAACGGTCGGTGCGCAGCATGATATGTATCGGCAATTGAGCGAAAGATTACGGAAAGAAGGCATCGGAAGCGTACGCCTCAAGGCGGTTGTGTCCCGTACAAAGAAAGAAATACGCATTGAATCATTGGAGCCGCTTATCGAGAGCGGTTTTTTGCGTTTTAACAAATCGCACAGGCTATTGCTCGAGCAAATGGAGCAGTTTCCCTCCGGAACTCATGATGATTTACCGGATTCTCTTGCTGGCGCGGTTGAGGCTGCAGGAGGCATAGCAAGACGGGGAAGATCGTGGAGCAAAAAACCTATAGGACTATAA
- a CDS encoding helix-turn-helix domain-containing protein has product MTTEQRNGRKPFEPTRDFTIVPNSIFRLYTRLPDFKAEHALLYAYLCSQYNVDYGYAFPSSEDIAAALNCSERTVTKVKAVLAERELVEIARHPTHGNDVYIVKPAITDEDTFFERFPEAREHVEMRQKATSQRREASALRKRLFEERVRNGKSCGS; this is encoded by the coding sequence ATGACAACGGAGCAGAGAAACGGGCGGAAGCCGTTTGAACCTACGCGAGATTTTACGATTGTTCCTAACTCAATATTTCGACTGTACACGCGTCTGCCGGACTTCAAAGCGGAGCACGCGCTTCTCTATGCGTACCTCTGCTCTCAGTACAACGTAGACTACGGTTACGCATTTCCGTCATCTGAGGACATAGCGGCCGCTCTCAACTGCAGCGAGCGTACTGTTACGAAGGTGAAGGCGGTCCTTGCTGAACGGGAATTGGTCGAGATAGCGCGCCATCCCACGCACGGTAATGATGTGTATATCGTTAAGCCTGCGATAACGGACGAGGATACGTTCTTTGAGCGGTTCCCAGAAGCGAGAGAGCACGTAGAGATGAGACAGAAAGCGACCAGTCAACGGAGAGAAGCGAGTGCCTTACGCAAGCGACTATTCGAGGAACGAGTACGTAACGGAAAAAGTTGCGGTTCGTAA
- a CDS encoding GDSL-type esterase/lipase family protein: MAHDSRARYSARKVLEQVKQAEKQSGYLYNGDEGLTRWRSDLAKVQNGDKIANLVIIGSSSVVGQGGGGGGVDGSVAIDKQLGWFNGGFVGRFRSKLAKEFGNVGRGFIPHTHPDFFVNKTGTWNNLATHGFLGVPAIKSSGDASLSIKFSGTSLTLITVLGTLGAGFTVAVDQGAPKSFTSIGSASPAAELVVATGLTDAEHTAVLTVTDRPQAASGVTLIGMYEGRASAGVRVNGMGLRGSRTSSALSGENFMQTQIDIWKPALTVIAYGSNDYAAQVPLDTFKNQTQTLIDRAKQYGDVILYSAGFRSSELAIPLDAYVQVYRELAEQNNLAFYETYKRWRTFDYAKSVLQFVASDDVHMNDYGHQDLANALYNAIIHN, translated from the coding sequence ATGGCGCACGATTCACGCGCGAGATACAGCGCGAGGAAAGTACTGGAACAGGTGAAGCAAGCGGAGAAACAATCCGGGTACTTGTATAACGGAGACGAAGGACTTACGCGTTGGCGGTCGGACTTGGCCAAAGTACAAAACGGCGACAAAATAGCCAATCTAGTCATCATTGGATCTAGCTCAGTAGTAGGCCAAGGCGGCGGAGGCGGTGGTGTTGACGGTAGTGTTGCGATTGATAAACAACTAGGATGGTTCAATGGCGGGTTTGTCGGACGATTCCGATCCAAATTAGCGAAGGAGTTCGGAAATGTCGGTAGGGGATTTATTCCACACACTCATCCAGACTTTTTCGTAAATAAGACGGGAACTTGGAACAACCTCGCAACGCATGGGTTTCTCGGAGTTCCGGCGATTAAGTCTTCCGGAGACGCTTCGTTATCAATTAAATTCTCTGGAACTTCTTTAACACTTATCACGGTCTTGGGGACACTGGGTGCCGGATTCACTGTTGCGGTAGATCAAGGTGCTCCCAAATCTTTCACCTCAATCGGATCAGCTAGTCCCGCGGCTGAACTGGTCGTTGCTACAGGATTGACCGATGCGGAACACACCGCAGTCCTAACGGTTACTGATCGACCTCAGGCAGCCAGCGGAGTTACATTAATCGGAATGTACGAAGGAAGAGCCTCCGCAGGAGTGCGAGTTAATGGAATGGGTTTAAGAGGTTCGAGAACTAGCTCGGCACTCTCGGGAGAGAACTTTATGCAAACACAAATCGATATCTGGAAGCCTGCACTGACTGTAATCGCGTACGGATCGAATGACTATGCAGCTCAGGTCCCGCTTGATACGTTCAAGAATCAAACCCAAACGTTGATTGACCGCGCAAAGCAGTACGGAGACGTAATACTCTACTCGGCGGGATTCAGAAGTTCCGAGTTAGCGATCCCACTCGATGCTTACGTTCAGGTATACCGTGAGTTAGCTGAGCAAAATAACCTAGCTTTCTATGAGACGTACAAGCGCTGGCGAACATTTGATTACGCGAAGAGCGTACTGCAGTTCGTCGCGTCCGATGACGTCCACATGAACGACTACGGGCATCAAGACTTAGCGAACGCATTATATAACGCGATTATACACAACTAA
- a CDS encoding helix-turn-helix domain-containing protein, giving the protein MAIRFSLDKIMKERGLEQKDVVQITGINRNTVKALALNANARIDFPTLNTLCVKLGVLPGDLIEYIEEDNEEDR; this is encoded by the coding sequence GTGGCTATTCGGTTCTCGCTAGATAAGATAATGAAAGAACGCGGACTTGAGCAAAAAGACGTGGTTCAAATTACTGGAATAAACCGAAACACAGTGAAAGCTCTTGCATTGAATGCTAACGCGAGGATTGACTTTCCGACATTAAATACATTATGCGTAAAGCTCGGCGTACTGCCCGGTGATTTAATTGAATACATAGAGGAAGATAACGAAGAGGACCGTTAA
- a CDS encoding phage minor capsid protein: MARIPDPNYDRDINRLVDAYKRGILAITTELSRLDVSDISRAHAKAALAEIAAILRDLNAESAAWVAEYVPKAATDGVARAIVGLGVANTLAEAEKIVKFNRINREMVASAIADTQADLLAVTQNIDRRVRQAVRQATAESFRANMASGINGRRTINADTLAGIRKTLGQATDTGIIDAAGRRWKPEVYVDTVTRTKLNSAHRDATINEAIGRETYYAQISSHGAKDACRNWEGRIVKLVPDAPGDYPYVGDLPRRDIFHPRCRHVLSPVRNPENIGGGI, translated from the coding sequence ATGGCGCGGATTCCTGATCCGAACTATGACCGCGATATCAACCGTCTCGTCGACGCCTACAAACGCGGAATCCTCGCAATCACAACGGAATTATCACGCCTAGACGTTTCCGATATATCACGCGCACATGCAAAGGCCGCTCTCGCTGAGATTGCGGCTATTTTGCGTGATCTAAACGCGGAGTCGGCCGCCTGGGTTGCGGAGTATGTGCCGAAAGCGGCAACGGATGGAGTAGCGCGGGCTATCGTAGGGCTAGGCGTCGCCAATACGCTAGCCGAAGCGGAAAAGATCGTTAAGTTTAACCGGATCAACCGCGAAATGGTAGCGTCGGCTATTGCGGATACACAAGCGGATTTGCTTGCGGTTACGCAGAACATCGACCGCCGAGTCCGTCAGGCCGTCCGCCAAGCAACTGCGGAGTCTTTCCGCGCTAACATGGCGTCGGGCATCAACGGCCGCAGAACGATTAACGCGGACACGCTCGCAGGCATCCGTAAGACACTAGGCCAGGCAACAGACACCGGTATTATTGACGCGGCAGGACGGCGTTGGAAGCCGGAAGTCTACGTCGATACCGTAACACGTACGAAACTTAATTCCGCGCACCGAGACGCAACGATAAATGAGGCGATCGGACGCGAAACATATTACGCGCAGATATCAAGTCATGGCGCGAAAGATGCGTGTCGTAACTGGGAAGGCCGCATCGTCAAGTTAGTACCGGATGCTCCCGGAGATTATCCGTATGTAGGCGATTTACCTCGAAGAGACATATTCCATCCGCGCTGTCGTCACGTGCTTTCTCCGGTCCGCAATCCGGAAAATATCGGAGGAGGAATTTAG
- a CDS encoding scaffolding protein, producing the protein MKTEHIRTKFPMNLQLFAVGDPEPAPQEPEKTFTQSELDAIVRERLMRDRKGREDYEDIKAKLAEMEGKQPEYAAEKEAAEKRAQEAEEARTNALKVANERLVKAEFKALAATGEQKIRPDAIEDAFKLADISGVMVDDSGNVAGMAEVISALISSKPYLADQSAGTRQIGGETNGGSHKIDTSVMDARSKMALGYSSTSNK; encoded by the coding sequence ATGAAAACCGAACATATTCGCACTAAGTTTCCGATGAATCTGCAGCTCTTTGCGGTAGGAGATCCGGAACCGGCACCGCAAGAACCTGAAAAGACATTTACGCAGTCTGAACTAGACGCAATTGTCCGTGAAAGGCTCATGCGTGACCGTAAAGGACGTGAGGATTACGAGGATATTAAGGCTAAGTTAGCGGAGATGGAAGGTAAGCAGCCGGAATACGCGGCGGAGAAAGAAGCCGCTGAGAAACGCGCACAGGAAGCCGAGGAAGCTCGAACCAACGCGTTAAAAGTGGCGAATGAGCGCCTTGTTAAAGCGGAGTTTAAAGCTTTGGCGGCAACCGGCGAGCAAAAGATCCGGCCGGATGCGATCGAGGACGCGTTTAAGCTGGCGGATATTTCCGGAGTTATGGTTGATGATTCCGGCAATGTTGCGGGGATGGCTGAAGTTATCAGCGCGCTCATCTCTTCAAAGCCATATCTTGCAGATCAAAGCGCAGGAACACGCCAAATTGGCGGAGAGACCAACGGAGGCAGTCATAAGATTGATACTTCCGTAATGGATGCGCGCAGTAAGATGGCTCTCGGGTATTCGAGTACGAGTAACAAATAA
- a CDS encoding DUF5677 domain-containing protein produces the protein MLNRTIVNPEYEALLKEISRVIEQCVDFGGTVLETIQKHPINEYTDSTVYLLLRDYLEYLDGISILVRGGNTEAAIPIIRSMFEHFLSIRFILSKHSADRAASYHVAHIKSRIKLHKQFSKEEIGKFQKMLKDSDYSFTLTEVDATEQIQNLNTLLMGKYKRINDEWEETRKRNKKEKSGGKTPNWYSLFNGPKTLYELAAHLKKLPEYELLYRTWSAKAHANSAIHSVFSTGYTKPLRTPESLKTVSTWALTWSFTLFEEILNKYRKRKKQTHAWFYIYLRKTYMRITSGEDLIKIIQEK, from the coding sequence ATGCTGAATCGGACAATTGTAAATCCTGAGTATGAAGCCTTATTAAAGGAAATCAGCAGAGTAATCGAACAATGTGTGGACTTTGGGGGTACGGTTTTAGAGACGATCCAAAAACACCCCATAAACGAGTACACTGATTCAACTGTCTACTTGCTGCTGAGAGATTATTTAGAGTATCTTGACGGAATTTCAATTCTAGTTAGAGGTGGAAATACGGAGGCAGCAATCCCTATTATTCGCTCTATGTTTGAGCATTTTTTATCAATAAGATTCATTCTTAGTAAGCATTCGGCTGATCGAGCAGCTTCCTACCATGTAGCACACATAAAATCCAGAATAAAGCTGCACAAACAGTTTTCCAAAGAAGAGATCGGAAAATTTCAAAAAATGCTAAAAGATAGTGATTACTCATTCACTCTAACCGAAGTAGACGCGACAGAACAAATTCAAAACTTAAATACTCTTTTAATGGGCAAATACAAAAGAATAAATGATGAATGGGAGGAGACTCGCAAAAGAAACAAAAAAGAAAAAAGCGGAGGAAAGACCCCTAATTGGTACTCACTATTCAACGGACCAAAAACACTGTACGAATTAGCTGCCCATTTAAAAAAATTACCAGAATACGAATTACTTTATAGAACTTGGTCGGCAAAAGCACATGCGAACTCAGCAATACATAGTGTATTCTCGACGGGATACACCAAGCCACTAAGAACACCTGAATCTTTAAAAACTGTGAGCACTTGGGCCTTGACTTGGAGCTTTACTTTATTCGAAGAAATACTCAATAAATATCGAAAACGGAAGAAACAGACGCATGCCTGGTTTTATATTTACTTGAGAAAGACGTACATGAGAATAACCAGTGGAGAAGACCTAATAAAAATCATTCAAGAAAAATAG
- a CDS encoding major capsid protein, translated as MALTLLESAKLSQDTLQQGVIETFVQNAPVLQYLPFMEIQGNAYAYNREASLPGVAFRGVNEGYVESTGAVNQLTESLSIMGGDADVDKFIQRTRSNVNDQRAIQTALKTKAAAFKFQDTFFNGDIATDSKSFDGLKKRLTGSQVITAATNGLNIGDEGNYDLFLEALESLLYQTRGRADALYMDSKTKIRLSTIARKLGFHENSVDAFGKPVIAFNGVPIFDAGDNAAGGKVIGHNETTGTATNTTSIYAVKFGADEYTSGLTNGGVQVTDLGEVHDKPVLRTRIEFYTGMALFDGKSAARLSGIIV; from the coding sequence ATGGCATTGACACTTTTAGAATCCGCAAAACTTTCACAGGACACGCTTCAACAAGGAGTTATCGAAACATTCGTTCAGAACGCTCCGGTCCTTCAATACCTGCCGTTCATGGAGATTCAAGGTAACGCTTATGCGTACAATCGCGAGGCATCTCTGCCTGGAGTAGCTTTCCGTGGAGTAAACGAGGGTTATGTGGAATCTACCGGCGCTGTAAACCAATTGACTGAATCTCTGTCCATCATGGGCGGCGACGCTGACGTCGATAAGTTTATCCAACGGACACGTTCCAATGTTAACGATCAGCGTGCGATTCAGACCGCATTGAAAACAAAAGCAGCGGCATTCAAATTCCAAGATACATTCTTCAATGGCGATATCGCTACTGACTCCAAGTCTTTCGATGGATTGAAGAAACGTCTTACGGGTTCTCAAGTCATTACAGCAGCTACAAATGGTCTAAATATCGGAGACGAAGGAAACTACGATTTGTTCCTTGAGGCACTTGAATCCTTGCTGTATCAAACGCGTGGACGTGCGGATGCATTGTACATGGACTCCAAAACGAAGATTCGTTTGAGCACGATCGCAAGAAAACTCGGATTCCACGAAAACAGCGTGGATGCATTCGGTAAACCGGTAATTGCATTCAACGGTGTCCCAATCTTCGACGCAGGAGATAACGCTGCTGGCGGTAAAGTAATCGGTCACAACGAAACTACCGGTACAGCTACGAACACAACCTCCATCTACGCGGTGAAATTCGGAGCTGACGAGTATACTTCCGGACTGACTAACGGCGGCGTACAAGTAACGGATTTGGGCGAGGTACATGATAAGCCAGTTCTGCGTACTCGTATCGAGTTCTACACTGGTATGGCGCTGTTCGACGGTAAATCCGCTGCTCGTCTGTCCGGTATCATCGTCTAA
- a CDS encoding Rha family transcriptional regulator, which yields MLANQQLVFIENRMLVTDSLTIADVFGKRHDNVIQDIRGMECSPEFSLLNFQESTYTNERGRTYPKYIITQDGFSFLVMGYTGREAARFKETYIGEFNRMREQLRQLSTPSYAIDDPIARAKRWIQEREETERIEKERSLLAEKVTEQGEQLTIMQPKADKYDAFLDSDGCASYSTVGKQFLGGMSAIGLRRWLQDNDILSKKKVDDVFLPRKGYESYFKVYPAFQNESVSRLGVKVTPLGIDALIEFFYGGVKPERKSPLKPQAQVVSLFPEAQAPRKLPKLILNPKAQ from the coding sequence ATGTTAGCAAATCAACAATTGGTGTTTATCGAGAACAGGATGCTGGTGACAGACAGTTTAACGATCGCAGACGTATTTGGTAAGAGACATGACAACGTTATTCAAGATATCAGGGGAATGGAATGTAGCCCAGAATTCTCACTCCTTAATTTTCAGGAGTCAACTTACACAAATGAGAGGGGGCGGACCTATCCAAAATACATCATTACTCAAGACGGGTTTTCCTTTTTAGTAATGGGGTACACAGGCCGGGAAGCCGCGCGATTTAAGGAAACGTACATCGGAGAGTTTAATCGCATGCGGGAACAACTCCGCCAACTCTCCACGCCTTCCTACGCGATCGACGATCCTATTGCGCGGGCCAAACGTTGGATTCAGGAGCGCGAAGAAACGGAGCGTATCGAGAAAGAGCGATCGTTACTTGCGGAAAAGGTAACGGAGCAAGGGGAGCAATTAACCATAATGCAGCCTAAAGCGGATAAGTACGATGCATTTCTTGACTCGGACGGTTGCGCTTCCTACTCAACAGTTGGGAAGCAGTTTTTAGGCGGAATGTCTGCCATAGGATTACGCAGATGGCTCCAGGATAATGATATTTTATCTAAAAAGAAAGTAGACGATGTCTTTTTACCGCGAAAAGGATACGAAAGCTACTTTAAGGTGTATCCTGCATTCCAAAACGAGAGTGTCTCAAGATTAGGAGTGAAGGTGACACCCTTGGGGATTGATGCCTTGATCGAGTTTTTCTACGGAGGAGTCAAGCCAGAACGTAAATCTCCACTCAAACCACAAGCGCAGGTGGTTTCGCTATTTCCAGAAGCTCAGGCACCACGGAAACTTCCAAAACTCATATTAAACCCTAAAGCGCAGTAA